A stretch of Acidobacteriota bacterium DNA encodes these proteins:
- a CDS encoding IS110 family transposase, which translates to MRFYNQTHEHYCGIDLHVKTMYVCILDAAGKVLVHRNMPSTPEAFRDVVAPYRQGLVVAVECMFTWHWLADVCADDGIAFVLGHALAMKAIHGGKAKNDKIDSHKIAVLLRGGLLPQAYVYPATMRSTRDLLRRRLHLVRKRGELLAHIQNTRAQYNLPVFEKRLAYAANRDGVPDHFPDPSVRKSVEVDLSLIDHYDELITDLELTIVREAKRHDADAFHRLRSVPGIGKILALTILYEIHDITRFDRVQEFASYARLVKGRHESAGKVVGGGGAKQGNVHLKWAFSEAAVTFLRQNREGQRLKARLERRHGKGKALSILAHKIGRAVYYMLARHTVFSMEKFLAA; encoded by the coding sequence ATGCGATTCTACAACCAGACACACGAGCACTATTGCGGGATCGATCTCCACGTGAAGACCATGTACGTGTGCATCCTCGATGCGGCCGGCAAGGTCTTGGTGCACCGGAACATGCCATCGACGCCGGAGGCGTTCCGCGACGTCGTCGCGCCCTATCGCCAGGGCCTGGTCGTCGCGGTCGAGTGCATGTTCACGTGGCACTGGCTGGCCGATGTCTGTGCGGACGACGGCATCGCGTTCGTGCTGGGGCACGCCCTGGCGATGAAGGCCATCCACGGCGGCAAGGCCAAGAACGACAAGATCGATTCCCACAAGATTGCCGTCCTGCTGCGAGGCGGCCTGCTGCCGCAAGCGTACGTCTACCCCGCCACGATGCGATCGACCCGCGACCTGCTTCGCCGGCGGCTCCACCTCGTGCGGAAGCGAGGCGAGCTCCTCGCGCACATTCAGAACACCCGCGCCCAATACAATCTGCCCGTGTTCGAGAAGCGCCTGGCCTACGCGGCCAATCGCGACGGAGTCCCGGACCACTTCCCGGATCCCAGCGTGCGCAAGAGTGTCGAGGTCGACCTGTCGCTGATCGATCATTACGATGAACTCATCACGGATCTGGAACTGACCATCGTCCGCGAAGCGAAGCGGCACGATGCCGACGCGTTTCACCGGTTGCGGTCCGTGCCGGGCATCGGCAAGATCCTCGCGCTGACCATCCTCTACGAGATTCATGACATCACGCGCTTCGACCGCGTGCAGGAGTTCGCCTCGTATGCCCGCCTGGTGAAGGGCCGCCACGAATCGGCGGGCAAAGTCGTCGGGGGTGGAGGCGCGAAGCAGGGCAATGTCCATCTCAAGTGGGCGTTTTCAGAAGCGGCCGTCACGTTTCTGCGTCAGAACCGGGAGGGCCAACGGCTCAAGGCGCGGCTCGAACGGCGCCACGGCAAGGGGAAAGCGCTCTCGATCCTCGCGCACAAGATCGGACGCGCGGTCTACTACATGCTCGCGCGCCACACCGTCTTCTCGATGGAGAAGTTCCTCGCGGCGTAG